In Panacibacter ginsenosidivorans, the following proteins share a genomic window:
- the bla gene encoding subclass B3 metallo-beta-lactamase produces the protein MFKYSLHSILFTAILSLTSLTVTAQKVKEPKTDTNWVKPYPPFRIAGNLYYVGTYDLACYLITTAQGNILINTGIASSGSQIKENIETLGFKFSDTKILLTTQAHYDHMGAMAAIKKLTGAQLMVDEKDADVLATGGSSDYALGKYGTTFQPVIPNRLLHNNDTIQLGNMQLVMLHHPGHTKGSCSFLFTVKDDQHSYKVLIANMPTIVTEKKFGDISAYPEIADDYAYTLQAMKNISFDIWLASHASQFNLHDKHKPDDVYNPAAFIDQQGYNAALDDLQKQYNEKIKQL, from the coding sequence ATGTTCAAATATTCATTACATAGTATCTTGTTTACTGCTATCTTATCATTAACATCATTAACTGTAACCGCGCAAAAAGTAAAGGAGCCTAAAACTGATACAAACTGGGTAAAGCCTTATCCCCCATTTCGCATTGCAGGAAATTTATATTATGTAGGCACTTACGATCTTGCGTGTTATCTCATTACAACCGCACAGGGAAATATATTGATCAACACAGGTATCGCATCTTCCGGATCACAAATAAAAGAGAATATTGAAACCTTAGGCTTTAAGTTTTCTGATACTAAAATACTTTTAACAACACAGGCGCATTATGATCATATGGGTGCAATGGCTGCCATTAAAAAATTAACAGGCGCACAACTAATGGTTGATGAAAAAGATGCGGATGTATTGGCAACCGGTGGCAGCTCAGATTATGCATTGGGTAAGTATGGCACCACATTCCAACCTGTCATACCTAACCGGTTACTACACAATAATGATACTATTCAATTAGGCAATATGCAACTTGTTATGTTGCATCATCCCGGTCATACAAAAGGTTCCTGTAGTTTTTTGTTTACTGTAAAAGATGATCAACACTCTTATAAAGTGCTTATCGCCAATATGCCAACCATCGTTACAGAAAAAAAATTTGGAGATATATCAGCCTATCCAGAAATAGCGGACGATTATGCTTATACATTGCAGGCCATGAAAAATATTTCTTTTGATATATGGCTTGCATCGCATGCCAGCCAGTTTAACCTACACGATAAACATAAGCCTGATGATGTATATAACCCTGCAGCTTTTATAGACCAGCAAGGTTATAATGCCGCATTAGATGACCTGCAAAAACAGTACAATGAGAAGATAAAGCAATTGTAA
- a CDS encoding SDR family NAD(P)-dependent oxidoreductase has translation MEKIIMITGATSGFGKAIAEKFAANGWNCIITGRRKERLQEVADTLSEQFNVSVLPLVFDVQSKEQVFKHINNLHHGWQNIDVLVNNAGLALGRDSFDTASLEDWETMIDTNVKGLLYVSKAVLPFMIAKHKGHIINIGSTAAKEVYMNGNVYCASKSAVDAISKAQRMDLLPHKIKVTAVHPGAVDTEFSIVRFKGDDAKAKAVYAGYEPLHATDIADVCYYCATLPEHVCINDLVITCTAQANSLYTFKEGN, from the coding sequence ATGGAAAAGATCATCATGATAACCGGCGCCACATCCGGTTTTGGGAAAGCCATAGCAGAAAAATTTGCGGCCAATGGCTGGAACTGCATTATCACAGGAAGAAGAAAAGAACGTTTACAGGAAGTAGCTGATACATTGAGTGAACAATTCAACGTAAGCGTACTCCCACTTGTATTTGATGTACAGTCAAAAGAGCAAGTATTTAAACATATTAACAACTTGCATCATGGGTGGCAAAATATTGATGTGCTGGTAAATAATGCTGGTCTTGCATTAGGCCGTGATAGTTTTGATACAGCAAGTCTCGAAGATTGGGAAACAATGATCGATACCAATGTAAAGGGCTTGTTGTATGTATCAAAAGCCGTGCTTCCTTTTATGATTGCAAAACATAAAGGGCATATTATAAATATAGGTTCTACTGCAGCAAAAGAAGTGTACATGAATGGCAATGTTTATTGCGCTTCCAAATCTGCAGTGGATGCTATCAGTAAAGCGCAGCGCATGGATCTTCTGCCACATAAAATAAAAGTAACTGCTGTTCACCCCGGTGCTGTTGATACAGAATTCTCCATCGTTCGGTTTAAAGGTGATGATGCAAAAGCAAAAGCAGTATACGCAGGTTATGAACCATTGCATGCAACAGATATCGCGGATGTTTGTTATTACTGTGCTACACTACCTGAACATGTTTGCATCAATGATCTGGTGATAACATGCACTGCACAGGCAAATTCATTATATACATTTAAAGAGGGAAATTAG
- a CDS encoding PepSY-like domain-containing protein, producing the protein MKTLLFMLATITTFGCYAQKETPAAVQEAFKKNFPGVTVKKWEKEDGNYEANFTKDGKSMSATFDVKGTWMETETDIAAKDLPASVRSYVKEYYKGSIIKEAAMLKTPKGDMYEAEVKGKDLLFDMSGKFLIEKKD; encoded by the coding sequence ATGAAAACGCTATTGTTTATGCTTGCAACAATAACAACGTTTGGTTGCTACGCACAAAAAGAAACGCCTGCTGCAGTGCAGGAAGCATTTAAGAAGAATTTCCCGGGTGTTACCGTAAAGAAATGGGAGAAGGAAGATGGCAACTATGAAGCTAACTTTACTAAAGATGGTAAATCAATGTCTGCAACGTTTGATGTAAAAGGCACATGGATGGAAACAGAAACCGATATTGCTGCAAAAGACCTGCCTGCATCTGTACGTTCTTACGTGAAGGAATACTATAAAGGTTCAATCATTAAAGAAGCGGCTATGTTAAAGACACCTAAAGGAGACATGTATGAGGCAGAAGTGAAGGGTAAGGACCTGCTGTTTGATATGAGCGGTAAATTTTTAATAGAAAAAAAAGATTAA
- a CDS encoding T9SS type B sorting domain-containing protein, whose product MSPSKSSIVLVRFFITVLFLSPLLVSNAQCYKEFKYALGTNGDAEAYDIVDAGNSNFFVIGTTVEDATGKNILVTKMSAGGAILWSRTYGGAGTEVVRKASRTTDNGLLIAGSTGSFSNAKGDIMCMKINEDGTLLWLRRFGSNAINGDLGMDIIETSGGGYALAGATNSSGLNAHMAVIKLNQAANIVWSKSFDCGFKANGIGVTDNGTSLMVTADIQQSGADADGIITELNKGNGQFIKAVKLHPLTGGLSSPYISKDIANGGFWVSGHLTDRTQPSKMQQIVLRLDDELNITTTYKLVLPDYANNNFTGFQYMNNGGFIACSGMQSLSNGFIFSVREDASVVFAKKLVGGSDRKLTALRLIGNKIISVGSDRRGANNEMFIIGFDSSGVMESTCKTDTANLSVQTHSFTESPFNWTAISDVVFKNIGADFTKKATSLNAIVLCSVKCDSAPAVHANFEIPDTICVNTPVPIINKTTGATICFWNFGISGVNDSTNIYTSSDTLPLPFTYRAPGVYNIDLIADKGLSTETILTKTIIVVASPAGKILFDTSFCKGDSLLIKTDFTSDSYLWSNGAITNFIVIKEPGNYWIETDHYGCVVRDSIYVTENALPVVYLGNDTTVCSQNLLLNAGNPGATYVWQDGTTAQTFNVASSGSYKVQVKDINSCINRDSIKISMYAKMEWEHNAATTVCTGNTTQLFVRGANLKTYSWSPAITLSDSTISNPVARPFDTTLYTIHVTDNNGCRGTDSVRVNVKPAPFVITMDSTTICAGSQIALATMSTAGVSYAWSPNDYLSNISGGGAMATPEKSIKYFVTVTATNGCTDSDSISIYVNPSPAVAAGTLDTLVCPGAKVSLAAISPTAISYKWMPSLNLDDASSASPVATPAVTTDYYVKAFNQYGCTATDTVHVDVKRKAPAAIEPAFVTVCPGTAVTLKATGGDVYQWFPIDLSLEKGDTTFTVAPLITTTYKVLATDANCGITDTAYATVNISSPASINISKSNDVDCILSTATLKAEGGVNYRWSPENTLSDATTATPVAFPMQTTTYHVKVTNSGGCISTDSVTVFVFKASVENGYKLPTAFTPNNDGNNDCFGLRTWGPLMSLQFNIYNREGTLIFHTNNASDCWDGTYKGVRQPTGSYVYQIKAKVSCGVINHSGSVVLIR is encoded by the coding sequence TTGAGTCCTAGTAAATCCTCCATTGTTTTAGTACGGTTTTTTATTACCGTTCTTTTTTTATCTCCACTGCTTGTTTCTAACGCCCAATGTTACAAGGAGTTCAAATATGCATTAGGTACTAATGGCGACGCTGAAGCATATGATATTGTTGATGCCGGTAACAGTAATTTCTTTGTAATAGGTACTACCGTTGAAGATGCTACCGGAAAGAATATATTGGTAACCAAAATGAGCGCAGGAGGAGCAATCTTATGGAGCAGAACATATGGTGGGGCCGGTACAGAAGTTGTGCGTAAAGCAAGCAGAACAACAGATAACGGTTTACTGATTGCCGGATCTACGGGTTCCTTCTCTAATGCCAAGGGTGATATTATGTGTATGAAGATAAATGAGGACGGTACCTTGTTATGGCTTAGGAGGTTTGGTTCAAATGCGATCAATGGCGACCTTGGAATGGATATTATTGAAACAAGTGGCGGTGGGTATGCCCTTGCAGGGGCTACTAACAGCTCTGGACTAAATGCTCATATGGCTGTTATAAAACTTAACCAGGCCGCTAACATTGTATGGAGCAAAAGTTTTGATTGTGGCTTTAAAGCAAATGGAATAGGTGTAACAGATAATGGTACCAGTTTAATGGTTACTGCGGATATACAACAATCAGGCGCAGACGCAGATGGTATTATTACGGAGCTTAACAAAGGGAATGGGCAATTTATAAAAGCAGTAAAGCTTCATCCACTAACCGGGGGATTATCCAGTCCTTATATATCAAAAGATATTGCCAATGGCGGGTTTTGGGTTAGTGGACATCTTACAGATAGAACACAGCCTTCCAAAATGCAACAGATTGTATTGAGATTGGATGATGAACTTAATATTACCACCACCTATAAACTTGTTTTACCTGACTATGCCAATAATAACTTTACTGGTTTTCAATATATGAATAATGGCGGTTTTATTGCCTGTTCTGGTATGCAAAGCCTGAGTAATGGATTTATTTTTAGTGTAAGAGAAGATGCAAGTGTTGTATTTGCAAAAAAATTAGTAGGAGGATCAGACAGAAAATTAACAGCATTGAGGCTGATAGGCAACAAAATAATTTCTGTTGGTTCGGACAGGAGAGGAGCAAATAATGAAATGTTTATTATCGGGTTTGATTCAAGTGGTGTTATGGAATCAACCTGTAAAACTGATACGGCAAACTTATCTGTGCAGACACATTCCTTTACAGAAAGTCCTTTTAACTGGACAGCAATTAGCGATGTTGTTTTTAAAAATATTGGCGCTGATTTCACTAAAAAAGCAACGTCTTTAAATGCTATTGTTTTATGTAGTGTTAAATGCGACAGCGCGCCTGCGGTACATGCAAATTTTGAAATACCCGATACAATTTGTGTTAACACACCGGTACCAATTATCAATAAGACAACAGGTGCCACAATTTGTTTCTGGAATTTTGGTATATCAGGTGTAAATGATTCAACAAATATTTATACTTCATCAGACACTCTTCCTTTACCTTTTACTTACAGAGCACCCGGTGTTTATAATATAGACCTCATCGCGGATAAAGGCCTTTCAACGGAAACTATTTTAACCAAAACTATCATCGTAGTTGCATCACCGGCAGGAAAGATATTATTTGATACATCTTTTTGTAAAGGAGATAGTTTACTGATCAAAACTGATTTTACCAGTGATAGTTATTTGTGGAGTAATGGAGCAATTACCAATTTCATTGTTATAAAAGAACCAGGCAATTACTGGATAGAAACAGATCATTACGGATGTGTCGTGCGTGATAGCATTTACGTAACCGAAAATGCATTGCCTGTTGTATACCTTGGAAATGATACTACTGTCTGCTCACAGAATTTACTATTAAACGCAGGTAATCCGGGTGCAACGTATGTATGGCAGGATGGCACTACTGCACAAACATTTAATGTTGCCAGTTCGGGAAGCTATAAAGTGCAGGTAAAAGATATTAATAGCTGCATAAACAGAGATTCCATAAAAATCAGTATGTATGCAAAAATGGAGTGGGAGCATAATGCTGCAACAACTGTTTGTACAGGAAATACTACTCAGTTATTTGTACGGGGTGCAAATTTAAAAACATATTCATGGTCTCCTGCAATTACACTTTCAGATTCAACAATCAGTAACCCTGTTGCCAGGCCATTTGACACAACATTATACACTATACATGTAACAGATAATAACGGGTGTAGGGGCACCGATTCTGTGCGCGTTAATGTTAAGCCAGCACCCTTTGTAATTACTATGGATAGTACTACTATTTGTGCAGGCTCTCAGATTGCACTTGCTACCATGTCTACAGCTGGTGTAAGTTACGCATGGAGCCCCAATGATTACCTTTCAAATATTTCCGGAGGAGGAGCTATGGCTACTCCGGAAAAATCAATAAAGTATTTTGTTACTGTAACAGCAACAAATGGTTGTACAGATTCAGATTCAATAAGTATATATGTTAATCCGTCTCCTGCAGTAGCTGCAGGCACATTGGACACATTAGTATGCCCTGGCGCTAAAGTATCTCTCGCCGCTATTTCTCCAACAGCTATTTCTTATAAATGGATGCCATCACTGAACCTTGATGATGCCTCAAGTGCCAGCCCGGTTGCGACACCTGCGGTTACTACTGATTACTATGTGAAAGCATTTAATCAATATGGTTGCACTGCAACTGATACTGTTCATGTAGACGTAAAAAGAAAAGCGCCTGCTGCTATTGAACCAGCTTTCGTAACTGTTTGCCCCGGTACCGCAGTCACACTTAAAGCAACCGGAGGTGATGTATATCAATGGTTTCCTATTGATCTGTCATTGGAAAAGGGCGACACTACTTTTACTGTAGCTCCTTTAATTACCACTACATATAAGGTATTGGCAACTGATGCAAATTGCGGCATAACAGATACGGCTTATGCAACAGTAAATATCAGTTCTCCGGCATCGATCAATATTTCAAAATCTAATGATGTTGACTGCATATTATCAACTGCAACGTTAAAAGCTGAGGGTGGAGTAAATTATCGGTGGTCTCCTGAAAATACTTTATCAGATGCAACTACTGCAACCCCTGTAGCATTTCCTATGCAGACTACTACATATCATGTAAAAGTTACAAACTCCGGCGGTTGTATAAGTACAGATTCTGTAACAGTATTTGTTTTTAAAGCATCTGTAGAAAATGGTTATAAATTACCCACTGCATTTACACCAAATAATGATGGCAACAACGATTGTTTTGGACTGCGTACATGGGGGCCGTTAATGAGTCTTCAATTTAATATTTATAATAGGGAAGGCACTTTGATTTTTCACACCAACAACGCTTCTGATTGCTGGGATGGCACCTATAAAGGCGTTCGTCAACCAACTGGTTCTTATGTTTACCAAATAAAAGCAAAAGTATCGTGTGGTGTGATAAACCATAGTGGAAGTGTAGTGCTGATAAGATAA
- a CDS encoding class I SAM-dependent methyltransferase, producing MNKNLRKLKRTIHPKSLQKMILRFTMKGNTVECPCCGSKFITFLPAGIQKRANAACPKCGSLERHRNLWLYFKENPELFKNHTKLLHAAPEKIFSQYFLSRPHIEYTAIDLEPDAYDYTVKTIAMDLTDLKFEDKSFDMIICSHVLEHIPNDGKAMREMHRVLKQDGWAIINVPVHQERATTFEDLTINDPKKQLELFGQPDHVRIYGRDYVDRLQQAGFKVEVVNWPSHYDHNTRFKFGLKENEIIYLCRK from the coding sequence ATGAATAAAAATCTTCGCAAACTAAAACGCACAATCCATCCAAAATCATTGCAAAAAATGATCTTGCGTTTTACGATGAAAGGTAATACTGTGGAGTGTCCTTGTTGCGGTTCTAAGTTTATAACATTTTTGCCTGCAGGTATTCAGAAACGTGCTAATGCCGCTTGTCCAAAATGCGGATCACTTGAAAGACATAGAAATTTATGGCTCTACTTTAAAGAGAACCCTGAGTTATTTAAAAATCATACAAAGTTGTTACATGCTGCGCCGGAAAAAATATTCAGCCAGTATTTTTTATCAAGGCCTCACATTGAATACACGGCAATTGATCTCGAACCTGATGCGTATGATTATACGGTAAAGACCATTGCTATGGATCTTACCGATCTTAAATTTGAAGACAAGAGTTTTGATATGATCATCTGTAGTCATGTGCTGGAACATATACCAAACGATGGTAAGGCCATGCGTGAAATGCATCGCGTGTTGAAACAGGATGGATGGGCTATCATCAATGTGCCGGTTCACCAGGAGAGAGCAACAACATTTGAAGATTTAACCATTAATGACCCCAAAAAGCAACTCGAACTTTTTGGTCAGCCAGATCATGTAAGAATTTACGGAAGAGATTATGTAGATCGTTTGCAGCAGGCAGGTTTTAAAGTTGAGGTGGTTAACTGGCCTTCGCATTATGATCATAATACCAGGTTCAAATTTGGTTTGAAAGAAAATGAAATTATTTATTTGTGCAGGAAGTAA
- a CDS encoding MbnP family protein: MQAINDTSVQECDATGDAIKRYSRTHKKIFLLFIIICFTVIANAQYNITLTFKNTVGEKQLNTDSSYTNQSGETFTVRNFRYYISNITFTDSVDNRLQSYSDEYFLIDEKEEASKQVSLSTSLKHITGIEFLLGVDSIKNVSGVQAGSLDPARGMFWTWNSGYVMAKLEGNSPVANTPMHAFSYHIGGYKTNENAARKIRLSTFVITAALENISITADILKWFAGMHTIKIADIAFCHEPGKPAMQFADNYANMFSIEVVK; the protein is encoded by the coding sequence ATGCAGGCGATAAACGATACTTCAGTACAAGAGTGCGACGCAACAGGCGATGCCATAAAAAGGTACAGCCGGACCCATAAAAAAATATTCCTGTTATTTATTATTATTTGCTTCACGGTAATTGCAAATGCGCAGTATAACATTACCCTTACATTTAAAAATACGGTTGGCGAAAAACAATTAAATACAGACAGCAGTTATACCAATCAATCTGGCGAAACCTTTACGGTGCGTAACTTCAGGTATTATATTTCCAATATTACTTTTACTGATTCTGTTGATAACAGGTTGCAATCGTACAGCGATGAATATTTTTTGATAGACGAAAAAGAAGAAGCGTCGAAACAGGTTTCGCTGTCAACATCATTGAAACATATTACCGGCATTGAATTTTTATTGGGTGTTGACAGTATAAAAAATGTAAGCGGTGTGCAGGCAGGATCGCTTGACCCTGCACGTGGTATGTTCTGGACATGGAACAGCGGTTATGTTATGGCAAAGCTGGAAGGTAATTCACCTGTTGCAAATACACCAATGCATGCATTCAGTTATCATATCGGTGGTTATAAAACAAATGAGAACGCTGCAAGAAAGATCAGGCTTTCTACTTTTGTAATAACAGCGGCACTAGAAAATATTTCTATTACTGCTGATATTTTAAAATGGTTTGCAGGCATGCATACTATAAAAATTGCTGACATTGCTTTTTGTCACGAGCCCGGTAAACCCGCCATGCAGTTTGCAGATAATTATGCAAATATGTTTAGCATTGAAGTTGTAAAATGA
- a CDS encoding DUF6992 family protein encodes MKQLFTLLLILLYVQVHAQDSLKNFNYSRNHITLTGMKVLGSWGIVNLGVGAAGWAGNDGGSDKYFHQMNTLWGAANAGIAVLGLTGAKRNLSKQPGVAENIQAQQSIEKTFLINGGLDFVYIGSGIFLNARGNSHNNAQLKGYGSSVIMQGVFLLLFDATMYSAQRTNGNKFRGFLEKSTVIFSGNKIGIVYNL; translated from the coding sequence ATGAAACAATTATTCACCTTATTATTGATACTGCTGTATGTACAGGTTCATGCACAGGACAGTTTAAAAAATTTCAATTACAGCCGCAATCATATAACGCTTACAGGGATGAAAGTTTTGGGAAGCTGGGGTATAGTAAACTTAGGTGTGGGTGCTGCGGGATGGGCAGGCAATGATGGCGGATCTGATAAATACTTTCACCAGATGAATACCTTGTGGGGTGCTGCAAATGCCGGGATTGCGGTGCTGGGGTTAACTGGTGCAAAAAGAAATCTTAGCAAGCAACCCGGTGTAGCTGAAAATATTCAGGCACAACAAAGCATCGAGAAAACATTCCTTATTAATGGCGGGCTTGATTTTGTTTATATAGGAAGCGGAATATTTCTTAATGCCCGTGGTAATAGTCATAACAATGCGCAACTTAAAGGTTATGGCTCATCTGTTATTATGCAAGGTGTTTTCCTATTATTATTCGATGCAACAATGTATAGTGCGCAAAGAACAAACGGCAATAAATTCCGGGGCTTTTTAGAAAAGAGTACGGTAATATTTAGTGGCAATAAAATTGGCATAGTTTATAATTTGTGA
- a CDS encoding YncE family protein has translation MRKYLFVIAVLFFAGQTNAQSGYKIVNTFHIKSGGGWDYIAVHVERLYVSHGTQVNILDKKTGVSLGVIPGTTGIHGIAFDDALGRGYTSNGRLNNVFVFDLETNKILDSVKTGTNPDAIMFEPFSKMIITCNGRSNDLSLIDPQTNKLAATIAVGGKPETAVSDGNGKLFVNIEDKNEIALVDLKTMKMISTWPLDGGEEPTGLVYDATSKRLFAGCDKLLVILDATSGNVVSKIPIGEGCDGVAFDNASKTIFTANGQEGTITVIKEKSANDFSVVENVPTKKGARTITIDESTHTLYLPTAEFEANTPKGQWPKMIPGTFMVLVVSK, from the coding sequence ATGAGAAAATATTTATTTGTAATTGCGGTATTATTTTTTGCTGGACAAACAAATGCACAAAGCGGTTATAAAATTGTAAATACATTTCACATTAAAAGTGGTGGGGGATGGGATTATATTGCTGTACATGTAGAAAGGTTGTATGTGTCTCACGGAACACAGGTGAATATTCTTGATAAAAAAACAGGAGTTTCACTGGGCGTAATTCCCGGCACAACAGGAATACATGGAATTGCTTTTGATGATGCACTTGGAAGAGGTTATACCAGCAATGGCAGATTAAACAATGTATTTGTATTTGATCTAGAAACAAATAAAATACTCGATTCTGTAAAGACCGGTACAAACCCCGATGCCATTATGTTTGAGCCATTCAGTAAAATGATCATTACCTGTAACGGACGCAGCAATGATCTTTCGCTGATTGATCCGCAAACAAATAAACTTGCTGCTACCATAGCTGTTGGAGGTAAACCTGAAACAGCCGTGAGTGATGGTAATGGAAAATTGTTTGTGAACATTGAAGACAAAAATGAGATTGCTTTAGTAGATCTTAAAACAATGAAGATGATCAGCACATGGCCGTTGGATGGGGGAGAAGAACCCACCGGGTTGGTATATGATGCAACATCTAAAAGATTATTTGCCGGATGCGATAAATTACTGGTAATACTTGATGCAACATCGGGAAACGTAGTCAGTAAAATTCCTATTGGCGAAGGCTGTGATGGTGTTGCATTTGACAACGCCTCTAAAACAATTTTTACTGCAAATGGCCAGGAAGGAACTATAACCGTCATAAAAGAAAAATCTGCCAATGATTTTTCAGTAGTTGAAAACGTGCCAACAAAGAAAGGTGCGAGAACGATAACCATAGATGAATCAACACATACACTGTATTTGCCCACAGCTGAATTTGAAGCTAATACGCCAAAAGGCCAATGGCCTAAGATGATACCCGGAACATTTATGGTTTTGGTTGTTAGTAAATAA
- a CDS encoding cytochrome-c peroxidase has translation MKLYTTIFFMLCLFISAVSWISFRSPKTHPIQFVVPKGWPQPVYDFKNNPVTEEGFQLGRKLFYDGRLSKDGNFACASCHQQFAAFATYDHNLSHGYNNSFTKRNAPPLFNLAWQREFMWDGGINHLDLQPLAPITDTNEMAESIDNVLKKIKADTAYKRMFTAAFGDATINTQRMTKALSQFLVMMVSSNSKYDRVKRSEDSFNLPQRLGYEIFQKKCVSCHTEPMFTDYSYRNAGLPVDDFLHDYGRMKITHNAADSLKFKVPSLRNAQQTFPYGHDGRFYSLMDVFNFYRKDIVQAPATDSLLRHGMPLSNFEIGQLTAFIYTLTDSSFLNDKRFAPPGYESRMPVPVKDIHKN, from the coding sequence ATGAAATTATATACAACCATATTTTTTATGCTTTGCCTTTTTATTTCAGCAGTTAGCTGGATAAGTTTTCGATCTCCCAAAACACACCCAATACAATTTGTTGTACCAAAAGGCTGGCCGCAACCTGTGTATGATTTTAAAAATAATCCTGTAACAGAAGAAGGCTTTCAGTTAGGCAGAAAATTATTTTATGATGGCCGCTTAAGTAAAGATGGAAATTTTGCCTGTGCCAGTTGTCACCAGCAGTTTGCAGCGTTTGCAACGTATGATCATAATCTTAGTCATGGTTATAACAACAGCTTTACGAAACGCAATGCTCCTCCCCTTTTTAATCTTGCGTGGCAAAGAGAATTTATGTGGGATGGTGGCATCAATCACCTCGATCTGCAACCGCTGGCACCTATAACAGATACTAATGAAATGGCAGAGAGCATAGACAATGTGTTGAAAAAAATAAAAGCAGATACTGCTTATAAACGCATGTTCACTGCGGCTTTTGGTGATGCAACAATCAATACGCAACGTATGACAAAAGCATTAAGCCAGTTTTTGGTAATGATGGTCAGCAGCAACAGCAAGTATGATCGTGTAAAGCGTAGTGAGGATAGTTTTAATTTACCACAACGGCTGGGTTATGAAATATTTCAAAAGAAATGTGTAAGCTGTCATACAGAGCCAATGTTCACTGATTACAGTTACCGAAATGCAGGTTTACCGGTTGATGATTTTTTACATGATTATGGCAGAATGAAAATAACACACAACGCTGCTGATTCATTAAAGTTCAAAGTGCCTTCGTTACGCAATGCACAGCAAACATTCCCTTACGGGCATGATGGAAGATTTTATTCTCTGATGGATGTATTTAATTTTTACAGGAAAGATATAGTGCAAGCTCCTGCAACAGATTCATTGCTCAGGCATGGAATGCCATTGTCTAATTTTGAAATAGGGCAGCTAACTGCATTTATTTATACGCTTACCGATTCTTCTTTTTTAAATGATAAACGTTTTGCGCCACCGGGATATGAAAGCAGGATGCCTGTTCCGGTGAAAGACATTCACAAAAATTAG